The Bacteroidota bacterium genome has a window encoding:
- a CDS encoding SprB repeat-containing protein, with the protein MLLSLGVFGQSLDVTFNPSVFNGGYNVSCNGASDGTLEAIIVGGQPPYSFQWSTGAYTKTITSLAAGTYSISVIDAAQDTITKSYTLIASEALTGSLDVSTYGGGFNVSAQGAADGWITAVIGGGATPYTYQWSNGAETETNHDLPSGSYSVIVRDVNQCQLQLSTSLTQPTPLHIVSITSPLHNGYNLSCKSSDDGAIDLTVSGGVAPYTYQWSNGNFTQDLADLKAGEYTVLVKDLNGVGVTASITLTQPGSIEVELTAPTYPNGHHTTCYNCSNGSVTTTVTGGVMPYTYSWNTGQNTQNLSNLMAGTYSVLVTDANGCTKPDVKIDLTQPDRDDWTMTGNGGIDSSSEFLGTTDSTSLILKTNNAERIRIRGAGGVAIQSGLVVDSLNIQQNLSLGGRRLMGYRTSSQNGVGLFGFGQDPDESISSITSCSNPVLNVPTNYQFQGSLQLYGNFSAGSGIGVMEMGFDGTNSFIDVVGAPQTPNSNRLLVNYYCGRDAFICTGPNGGNVQLGGTNSIIGVGIDPTPYTGSTGYRLYVAQGIRTEKLRVDLPGNWPDYVFDPGYSLMSLKEVERYVSENRKLPGLPSARTIQSEGLDVGLMQAKMLEKMEELVLYVILLEKKVSALEEQLVADSK; encoded by the coding sequence TTGCTGTTGTCGCTCGGAGTCTTCGGACAGTCATTGGATGTGACATTTAATCCTTCCGTGTTCAATGGCGGATATAATGTGAGTTGTAACGGAGCCAGTGATGGCACCCTGGAAGCGATCATCGTTGGCGGACAGCCGCCCTATTCTTTTCAGTGGTCAACGGGTGCCTACACGAAGACCATTACCAGCCTGGCAGCCGGAACGTATTCCATTTCCGTTATTGATGCCGCGCAGGACACCATCACCAAGAGCTATACGCTGATTGCCTCGGAAGCCCTCACCGGTTCACTCGACGTTTCGACCTATGGAGGCGGATTCAACGTTTCCGCGCAAGGGGCAGCCGACGGCTGGATCACCGCTGTCATTGGGGGCGGCGCTACACCCTATACCTATCAGTGGAGCAATGGAGCCGAGACGGAGACGAATCACGACCTGCCGAGCGGATCGTATTCGGTGATTGTCCGGGATGTCAACCAATGCCAGTTGCAATTATCGACCAGCCTGACGCAGCCCACGCCTTTGCATATTGTCAGCATCACCAGTCCGCTGCACAACGGGTACAACCTCAGTTGCAAGAGCAGCGATGATGGCGCCATTGACCTGACGGTTTCCGGTGGTGTTGCGCCCTATACCTATCAATGGAGTAATGGAAATTTCACACAAGACCTGGCAGACCTGAAAGCCGGCGAGTACACGGTGCTGGTCAAGGACCTGAACGGTGTTGGCGTAACGGCCAGTATCACGCTCACGCAACCCGGTTCGATCGAAGTGGAATTGACCGCTCCGACCTACCCCAACGGCCACCACACGACCTGTTACAACTGTTCCAACGGCAGTGTGACCACCACGGTCACCGGCGGGGTGATGCCGTACACCTATTCCTGGAACACCGGCCAGAACACCCAGAACCTCTCCAACCTCATGGCCGGCACCTACTCGGTGCTGGTAACGGATGCCAACGGTTGCACCAAACCCGACGTCAAGATCGACCTCACCCAGCCGGATCGGGATGATTGGACGATGACGGGGAATGGTGGAATCGATTCTTCATCGGAGTTCCTGGGCACAACAGACAGTACCAGCCTGATCCTGAAGACCAATAACGCTGAACGAATTCGCATCCGGGGAGCCGGAGGTGTAGCAATTCAATCCGGTCTTGTCGTCGACAGTCTTAACATTCAGCAGAACTTATCGTTGGGTGGTCGCAGACTCATGGGTTATCGTACATCCTCACAAAACGGGGTGGGCCTTTTCGGTTTCGGGCAAGATCCGGATGAGAGTATCAGTTCGATCACGTCCTGCTCCAATCCCGTACTGAACGTTCCGACGAACTATCAATTTCAGGGATCGCTACAGCTTTACGGAAATTTTTCGGCTGGTAGTGGGATTGGAGTTATGGAAATGGGTTTTGATGGCACGAACTCGTTCATAGACGTGGTTGGCGCTCCGCAAACACCTAATTCCAATCGCCTGTTAGTGAACTATTATTGTGGCAGGGATGCCTTCATCTGCACAGGTCCGAATGGCGGTAATGTGCAGCTGGGTGGGACAAACTCAATAATTGGAGTTGGAATTGACCCAACTCCCTATACTGGAAGTACTGGTTATCGGCTCTATGTAGCCCAGGGTATTCGTACCGAAAAACTACGGGTAGATCTTCCAGGTAACTGGCCGGATTATGTTTTTGATCCCGGCTACTCCCTCATGAGTTTGAAAGAGGTGGAAAGGTATGTTTCGGAAAACCGGAAACTACCCGGCCTGCCGTCTGCAAGAACGATTCAGTCGGAGGGCTTGGATGTTGGTTTGATGCAGGCCAAAATGCTGGAGAAGATGGAAGAACTGGTCCTGTACGTAATTCTCCTGGAAAAGAAAGTTTCCGCACTGGAGGAACAGTTAGTGGCAGACAGCAAATAG
- a CDS encoding PhnA domain-containing protein yields MSVEMQVRARANDRCELCSASNQLSVYAVPPDEGPSADRAILVCQDCLHQLSGQDELTPSRWTFLNDSMWSEVPAVQVLAWRMLHRLKSESWAQDALDQLYLDDELLQWAQATGDHEDRDPVAVHQDVNGARLQNGDTIVLTKSLDVKGSQINARIGTTVKNIKLVPDNTEQIEGKIEGQQIVILTKYVRKTTA; encoded by the coding sequence ATGTCCGTTGAAATGCAGGTCCGAGCCAGGGCCAACGACCGCTGCGAATTGTGCAGCGCTTCCAATCAATTATCGGTTTATGCGGTACCGCCCGACGAAGGACCTTCGGCCGACCGGGCCATCCTGGTGTGCCAGGACTGTCTGCACCAGCTTTCCGGGCAAGATGAACTGACGCCCTCCCGCTGGACCTTCCTCAATGACAGCATGTGGAGCGAGGTTCCCGCTGTCCAGGTGCTGGCCTGGCGCATGTTGCACCGGCTGAAGAGCGAGAGCTGGGCGCAGGATGCGCTGGATCAACTTTACCTCGACGACGAACTGTTGCAGTGGGCACAGGCGACCGGCGATCATGAAGACCGCGACCCCGTTGCCGTACACCAGGATGTGAACGGCGCGCGCCTGCAGAACGGGGATACGATCGTGCTGACCAAATCGCTCGACGTAAAAGGCTCCCAGATCAACGCCCGCATCGGGACGACGGTGAAGAATATCAAACTTGTTCCGGATAACACGGAGCAGATCGAGGGTAAGATCGAAGGACAGCAGATCGTTATCCTGACCAAATATGTGCGTAAGACAACGGCCTGA
- a CDS encoding DUF1801 domain-containing protein, with translation MAKNKTEPTQASVERFIRTFANSEQKKKDSYELIDLMKKVSGHEPKMWGPSIIGFGSYHYKYASGHEGDAPIIGFSPRKAAISLYVYTGLDEHEHLLEGLGKYKIGKVCIYVNKLSDIDRQKLIRLMKESIRYIKSKYP, from the coding sequence ATGGCTAAGAACAAGACCGAACCCACTCAGGCAAGCGTCGAACGATTCATCCGCACGTTTGCCAATTCCGAACAGAAGAAGAAAGACAGCTATGAGCTGATCGACCTGATGAAGAAGGTCTCTGGTCACGAACCGAAGATGTGGGGCCCCAGTATCATCGGGTTTGGCTCGTATCATTACAAATATGCGAGCGGGCATGAAGGCGACGCCCCGATCATCGGCTTTTCTCCGCGAAAAGCGGCCATTTCACTTTATGTGTACACCGGACTCGACGAACACGAACACCTGTTGGAAGGACTGGGAAAGTATAAAATCGGCAAAGTCTGCATCTATGTGAACAAGCTCAGCGATATCGACCGGCAGAAACTGATCCGGCTCATGAAGGAGTCCATCCGGTACATCAAGTCGAAGTACCCGTAA
- a CDS encoding DinB family protein, with product MQYAIDPSLDILSRTPGVLRHLLGGLPESWAHANEGAETWSPFDVLGHLIHGERTDWMERTRIILSDQEERRFRPFDRFAQLEESRGKDMLQLLDEFEALRKRNITQVRELNLSDEQLERTGIHPAFGAVRLSELLATWMVHDLDHLAQIARVMAKQYQAATGPWTAYLRILQ from the coding sequence ATGCAGTACGCGATCGATCCATCACTCGATATACTTTCCCGCACTCCGGGTGTGCTTCGCCACCTGCTGGGCGGGTTACCGGAATCCTGGGCACATGCCAACGAAGGAGCGGAGACCTGGAGTCCGTTCGATGTGCTCGGTCACCTCATACACGGCGAACGTACCGACTGGATGGAACGCACACGCATCATACTCTCCGATCAGGAAGAGCGGAGGTTTCGACCTTTTGACCGGTTCGCTCAATTGGAGGAGAGTAGGGGGAAGGACATGTTGCAATTGTTGGATGAGTTCGAAGCGCTTCGAAAGCGAAATATTACACAGGTTCGGGAATTGAACCTGTCCGACGAACAACTGGAACGCACCGGCATTCATCCCGCTTTCGGAGCAGTAAGACTTTCTGAATTGCTCGCTACCTGGATGGTACACGACCTGGATCACCTTGCTCAAATCGCACGGGTCATGGCGAAACAGTATCAAGCTGCGACCGGACCCTGGACCGCCTACCTGAGGATACTTCAATGA
- a CDS encoding VOC family protein, translated as MSHRIVHFEIPCNQPEKTIRFFEEAFDWKFQKFGEEDYWLAITGNDEGPGINGAVMRKRDPNQPIVNSIDVPDMDAAIRRVEGAGGLIVVPKMPIPTVGWLAYFKDPDGNIHGLYQNDPQAK; from the coding sequence ATGAGCCACCGCATCGTCCATTTCGAGATCCCCTGTAACCAACCGGAGAAGACCATCCGGTTTTTTGAAGAAGCGTTCGACTGGAAATTCCAGAAATTCGGCGAGGAAGATTATTGGCTGGCCATCACCGGTAACGACGAAGGTCCGGGTATCAACGGCGCCGTGATGCGCAAACGGGATCCCAACCAGCCGATCGTCAATTCCATCGATGTACCGGATATGGATGCAGCGATACGCCGCGTGGAAGGAGCCGGCGGTCTGATCGTCGTTCCAAAGATGCCGATCCCCACGGTCGGTTGGCTGGCCTACTTCAAGGATCCGGATGGAAACATCCACGGGCTTTATCAGAACGATCCGCAGGCGAAATGA
- a CDS encoding PQQ-dependent sugar dehydrogenase — translation MNRLLCLLLICIIGQIRLSAQGILDTLGNTIVRIETAVDSAQFAGGYASGPWDLHMGPDGQLWFTDQTAIRRWHPVTGVISTVLRVPSGYFMGLAHHSDFIHQPYVYATIDTGYYYGQSTRIEVWRYRYNSAVDSLEDPLFLLSWYHPGEHSGGRMVFGQDSCLYIGTADYAGLQWQDTLFMNSGKVLRVRPDGSVPSDNPRPDYSWTWGHRNPQGIVQVPNGNIIVSEYGQINDELNLIQPGNHYGWVIFDGNQCIGSIDTCNAYQSSLTFPIDVGQNPPSGITWYDHPSIPELHGLVQAVTGINQGLIAYTMNATMDSVLNKQYFLRYEYGRVRDACAGPDGSLYFIAYDRSSPRIMRVRNALNTGVSSTTFPEIAVFPNPCTDRIRFSTALPPTTTSAVLRNIQGEIVLHQKVEGNSDLLDVGMLPAGVYYLQVGNSVPKMLLKL, via the coding sequence ATGAATCGCCTCCTCTGTCTTTTACTGATTTGCATCATCGGACAAATTCGATTGTCGGCTCAAGGAATCCTGGATACCCTGGGGAATACCATCGTACGGATTGAAACCGCGGTGGACAGCGCGCAATTCGCGGGCGGTTATGCCAGCGGGCCCTGGGACCTGCACATGGGTCCTGACGGGCAATTGTGGTTCACGGACCAGACAGCCATTCGCCGTTGGCATCCGGTCACGGGTGTGATCAGCACCGTATTGCGTGTGCCCAGCGGGTACTTCATGGGGCTGGCGCATCACAGCGATTTCATTCATCAGCCCTACGTATATGCTACGATCGATACCGGCTATTACTACGGACAAAGCACGCGCATCGAAGTGTGGCGCTATCGATACAATTCGGCTGTCGACTCACTGGAAGATCCATTGTTCCTGCTTTCCTGGTACCACCCGGGTGAACACTCAGGCGGACGCATGGTCTTTGGTCAGGATAGCTGTCTGTATATCGGGACGGCCGATTATGCCGGACTGCAATGGCAGGATACGCTGTTCATGAATTCGGGCAAAGTGCTGCGGGTACGTCCCGACGGTTCCGTGCCGAGCGACAACCCACGCCCCGACTACAGCTGGACCTGGGGACACCGGAATCCGCAGGGAATCGTACAGGTACCGAATGGCAACATCATCGTATCGGAGTACGGACAGATCAACGACGAACTCAACCTCATCCAACCGGGCAATCATTACGGCTGGGTGATCTTTGATGGGAACCAGTGCATAGGAAGCATTGACACTTGCAACGCCTATCAATCCAGCCTGACCTTCCCGATCGATGTCGGCCAGAACCCTCCCTCGGGAATCACCTGGTACGACCATCCGTCGATTCCGGAGTTGCACGGACTGGTACAGGCGGTGACCGGCATCAACCAGGGACTCATCGCCTACACGATGAACGCAACGATGGATTCCGTCCTCAACAAGCAGTACTTTCTGCGTTACGAGTACGGTCGCGTCCGCGATGCCTGCGCCGGCCCCGACGGAAGTTTGTATTTCATCGCCTACGACCGTTCCTCGCCGCGGATCATGCGGGTGCGGAACGCGTTGAATACGGGCGTGTCATCCACAACATTCCCCGAGATAGCGGTATTTCCGAATCCATGTACCGATCGAATCCGGTTTTCGACAGCACTTCCTCCCACGACCACCTCCGCCGTCCTTCGCAACATACAAGGCGAAATCGTGTTACACCAAAAAGTCGAAGGAAATTCCGACCTGCTGGATGTCGGGATGTTGCCGGCAGGAGTGTACTACCTGCAGGTCGGCAACAGCGTTCCGAAAATGCTGCTAAAGTTGTAA
- a CDS encoding acyl-CoA desaturase — MDHQLKFVNSSHTRFFLELRKRVDAYFTSNGISPHANAAMVFKTIFMLALYFVPYALLISGTATGWGFWACWALMGFGLAGIGMSVMHDANHKAYSSSDTVNYIMGKTLNVVGGDARNWKAQHNILHHTYTNVYNADEDVNDKLGMRFSPAGKHRSIQRFQFLYAFVLYSIMTFYWVLLKDLIQHFRYQRKGLNKETGWKKVGTILSLVVWKLFYVGYMLVLPALVLEVSFLKLFAGFLLLHLIAGTVLSVVFQLAHVVEAAEFPMPDAEGNLETEWAIHQLRTTADFSPGNPIITFYVGGLNYQAIHHLFPRICHIHYPKLAPIVAQTAKEFGVPYTVYPSFGKALRSHVRMLQKLGRKDYFHLIETMG, encoded by the coding sequence ATGGATCATCAACTGAAATTCGTCAATTCCAGTCATACCCGATTTTTTCTCGAATTAAGAAAGCGAGTTGATGCCTACTTCACCTCCAATGGTATCAGTCCGCATGCGAATGCAGCGATGGTATTCAAAACCATCTTCATGCTGGCTTTGTATTTCGTCCCGTATGCCTTGTTGATCAGCGGAACGGCTACCGGTTGGGGATTTTGGGCCTGCTGGGCGCTGATGGGCTTCGGCCTTGCCGGAATCGGCATGAGCGTCATGCACGATGCCAATCACAAGGCCTATTCGTCGAGCGACACCGTGAACTATATCATGGGTAAGACCTTGAATGTAGTAGGAGGAGACGCGCGCAACTGGAAGGCCCAGCATAATATCCTGCATCATACCTATACGAATGTTTACAACGCGGACGAAGACGTGAACGATAAGTTGGGGATGCGGTTCTCGCCGGCCGGTAAGCACCGTTCCATTCAGCGGTTCCAGTTTCTGTATGCCTTCGTGCTCTATTCGATCATGACCTTTTATTGGGTGCTGCTCAAGGATCTGATTCAGCATTTCCGTTATCAGCGCAAAGGATTGAATAAAGAAACCGGTTGGAAGAAAGTGGGCACCATCCTTTCGCTGGTTGTGTGGAAGCTATTCTATGTAGGCTATATGCTCGTATTGCCGGCACTCGTACTGGAGGTTTCATTCCTGAAGTTATTCGCCGGCTTCCTGTTGCTTCACCTGATCGCCGGCACGGTACTGAGTGTGGTTTTCCAGCTTGCGCATGTCGTGGAAGCAGCGGAATTTCCCATGCCGGATGCGGAGGGCAACCTCGAGACGGAATGGGCCATTCACCAGTTGCGGACTACGGCGGATTTCTCGCCGGGTAACCCGATCATTACTTTTTATGTCGGCGGACTGAATTACCAGGCCATACATCACCTCTTTCCAAGGATCTGTCATATCCATTACCCCAAGCTGGCGCCCATCGTTGCACAGACAGCGAAGGAGTTCGGTGTTCCGTATACGGTTTATCCATCTTTCGGAAAGGCGCTTCGTTCACATGTGCGGATGCTGCAGAAGCTGGGGCGGAAGGATTATTTCCACCTGATTGAAACGATGGGTTGA
- a CDS encoding T9SS type A sorting domain-containing protein: MNRLPCGIYSTFTLLLISTACLAQSRLQWTVSERTPTAQANMLRAAATDAFGNTYTIQNTQDATSFWLIDRFFAYDVHGNKRWEIVNDSCFSGCQAIYHLVVPVDNDGAIFLGGYDDSLMNRDFRLRRYNLDGTLRWQQDWAYPYMSVRPLIARFSPNGSLVVAMVNEVNPVDGDDFALAAFDTTNGTLLWDISIPDQGPVGVNLFETITDMEIDAAGTIICTGNGGNGLAAIIRSYYFSVSPAGSLNWIRFSNGNLIPSSTSRLELDGLGYFYRSHGQNGQLWLQKLDVATGSNVWSLPYTHDSASIAPVDLAFDGANPYLLFNYRYWIPDSSFSGGHWTNFDYSVYKYDTAGVSVFRRDYLSDLDSLAVQNGTGGAVLIGACGGDFYVLSRHALDSERTVLAINSFDTSGTVRWMDTTRMVMEPGGMTLDAECNVYLSRSDWLSGNYVTTVVQQFSDRLPTTLGENGAETLNIFPNPTTGIIRVTGLFPDWMQVTDLSGREVYAIAHTDQLDLGALPEGIYLLRLQFGDRSHCSLVVKNGHRR; encoded by the coding sequence TTGAATCGTCTCCCATGCGGTATTTATTCCACTTTTACTCTCCTGCTCATCTCGACCGCTTGTCTGGCACAGTCACGCCTGCAATGGACCGTCAGCGAGCGAACCCCGACAGCGCAGGCCAATATGCTACGTGCGGCGGCAACCGATGCGTTCGGCAACACCTACACGATCCAGAATACCCAGGACGCGACCAGCTTTTGGTTGATCGATCGCTTCTTCGCCTACGATGTACATGGTAACAAACGCTGGGAGATCGTCAATGATAGTTGTTTCAGCGGTTGCCAGGCGATTTATCATCTGGTCGTTCCGGTGGATAACGACGGCGCGATCTTCCTGGGTGGTTATGACGACTCGCTGATGAACCGGGATTTCCGTCTGCGACGCTACAACCTCGACGGCACCTTGCGCTGGCAACAGGATTGGGCCTATCCCTATATGTCGGTGCGACCGCTGATCGCGAGGTTCAGTCCGAACGGTTCACTCGTGGTTGCCATGGTCAACGAAGTGAACCCCGTGGATGGTGACGACTTCGCGCTGGCTGCTTTCGATACGACGAATGGGACCTTGCTATGGGATATCTCGATCCCGGACCAGGGTCCTGTCGGGGTGAATTTGTTTGAGACCATCACGGATATGGAGATTGATGCCGCCGGTACGATCATCTGCACCGGAAACGGAGGGAACGGCCTGGCCGCGATCATCCGCAGCTATTATTTCAGCGTGAGTCCTGCAGGAAGCCTGAACTGGATTCGTTTCTCCAATGGGAACCTGATTCCATCGAGCACTAGCCGGCTGGAGCTTGACGGACTCGGTTATTTCTATCGCTCTCACGGACAGAACGGACAACTCTGGTTGCAGAAGCTGGATGTCGCGACCGGTTCAAACGTCTGGTCTTTGCCCTATACGCATGATTCCGCTTCGATCGCGCCGGTGGACCTGGCGTTCGACGGTGCCAACCCGTATCTCTTGTTCAACTACCGCTATTGGATTCCCGACAGTTCATTTTCGGGTGGTCATTGGACCAACTTCGACTATTCGGTGTATAAATACGATACGGCTGGTGTATCCGTTTTCCGGCGCGATTACCTGAGTGACCTCGACTCACTCGCTGTACAAAATGGAACCGGCGGCGCGGTTCTGATCGGTGCCTGCGGAGGAGATTTTTACGTGTTGAGCCGGCACGCGCTCGATAGTGAACGAACCGTATTGGCCATTAACAGCTTCGATACCTCGGGGACCGTGCGGTGGATGGATACGACCCGCATGGTCATGGAGCCCGGCGGCATGACGCTGGATGCGGAGTGCAATGTGTATCTCTCCCGCTCCGATTGGCTGAGCGGCAATTACGTCACGACAGTCGTGCAGCAGTTTTCCGATCGTTTGCCGACAACGCTCGGGGAAAATGGAGCGGAGACGCTGAACATCTTTCCGAACCCGACCACCGGAATAATTCGGGTCACAGGGCTCTTTCCCGATTGGATGCAGGTAACTGATCTCAGCGGTCGGGAAGTTTACGCGATCGCGCATACCGATCAACTCGACCTTGGAGCCTTGCCGGAGGGAATCTACCTGCTGCGCTTGCAGTTCGGTGATCGTAGCCATTGCAGTTTGGTCGTAAAAAATGGACATCGTCGTTAG